Sequence from the Amycolatopsis sp. NBC_00345 genome:
GGCTCAGGCCGCTGCCCAGCTGCGCGGCCACGGTGGCGCCCGCGGACGTGCCCACGAGCAGGCCCGCGCCGGTGACGTCCTGTCCCGCTTCGGCCAGCCCCGCGAGCAGCCCGGTGATCCAGGCGATCCCGGCCACCCCGCCGCCGCCCAGTACCAATGCCTCGCTCATGTCCTGTCCTCTCTGCCGTCCACGATCATCAGTGTGCCAGCAGGCACCGACAATTCGCGGCGGCGCTCACTCCACCAGCCCCTGCAGGATCCCGTCGATCAGCTCGCGCGCCGGGTCGCCGCGGAGCGCGAGGTCCTTAATGGACTTCGCGGCTGAGCGGTAGTGCCGCACCCGGACGGTGCTCGAACTGTGCGCGCTCTCGTTGGACAGCTCCTCGTAGACGATGGTGGGCAGGTCCGCGAAGTCGAAGATCGAGAAGGCGCCGCTGAGCCCCGGGTGGTAGTCGGTGTCGATCGGCATGATCCGCAGGTCGATGTGGTCGTACTCCAGTACCGAACGCAGGTACCGCAACTGGTCCGCCATCACCTCCGGGCCGCCGACGCGCTTGCGCAGCGCGGCTTCGCCCAGGACGACGGCGCACTTGGTGAGCTTGCCGCGCTCGAAGACCTCCCGGCGGGCGAGCCGCGCGGCCACCAGCCGCTCGACGTTTTCCACGCCGGGGCTGCGCAGCACTATCCGCGCGTACGAACTGGTTTGCAGCAGATCGTGCACCAGCAGTGGTTCCCAGGCGAACAGCGCGGTCGCCGTCTTCTCCCACTCCAGGTACGCGCCCTCGGTGCTGGTGCCGAGCCAGTTGGCTTC
This genomic interval carries:
- a CDS encoding helix-turn-helix domain-containing protein; the encoded protein is MVVPYATPRARALGLELRAAREKRKLGVREMARLLGIAPGFLSNWERGVRLPKPEDVGAVLAHCRIVGEERHRILEMARGAQEANWLGTSTEGAYLEWEKTATALFAWEPLLVHDLLQTSSYARIVLRSPGVENVERLVAARLARREVFERGKLTKCAVVLGEAALRKRVGGPEVMADQLRYLRSVLEYDHIDLRIMPIDTDYHPGLSGAFSIFDFADLPTIVYEELSNESAHSSSTVRVRHYRSAAKSIKDLALRGDPARELIDGILQGLVE